In the genome of Cercospora beticola chromosome 2, complete sequence, one region contains:
- a CDS encoding uncharacterized protein (antiSMASH:Cluster_16) yields MSTHDTGLSSDWDVLLRIGRQHAQHGAWEQASRALYTALERCQQLTNSDGDLNVCIILREIASVERAMGRYSNALAVLEQLLAKLGNTEQLRLKVLGEYGTVLRSMGRLEAARDAFSQQYDMALQLKAEQQKCRSIGNLGVINFQLWQRTGDDMLLSTAFTQLEDRVESARALRRVFATDSAKDSKVDYVLTLEAVGLARLSLCHDARGSKSEAVATALQSLGLARGLSDPTVEAISRFFYGRALLNVDKRTEALAQFDLPKACSPAVAFCKEPSEENHVYLKELLDCGADMDTPDEHSYTALDYAVFNGDQDAIGIVVESLRQRALIRKDNPEVQVAERVREAELRTGYREILQEGMRPLFLRPDNDTLQQVRIAYAGTHERYGKTGRSFDPLKFVRYQDFRDFQKFPRSSDGITQIFNETAKEIRHVVFISYRWVNRDPWAKFPDDSENSQYRRTLAAVDDFLAASPSIEPKSLGIWIDFACIDQDDPMPGIAALPMLIAQCDALISLVDERYYDRAWCSVEVMMIHALRKAYGLHAWYEHVDEPGNRYVLRAGPIQAEIDPSKKQLRFQSDLARVQFLQRQCQLLC; encoded by the coding sequence ATGTCGACACACGATACTGGCCTCAGTTCCGATTGGGATGTTCTTCTCCGCATTGGCCGTCAACATGCGCAGCATGGTGCCTGGGAGcaggcttctcgagctctttATACCGCTCTGGAGAGATGCCAACAGTTGACAAACTCTGACGGGGATCTGAATGTCTGCATCATACTTCGAGAGATTGCATCTGTGGAACGCGCGATGGGAAGGTACAGCAATGCTCTCGCTGTGCTGGAGCAGCTTCTCGCCAAATTGGGTAACACAGAGCAACTACGGCTCAAAGTTTTGGGAGAGTACGGTACAGTGCTTCGGTCGATGGGGCGATTAGAGGCCGCCCGTGATGCGTTCTCGCAGCAGTATGACATGGCTCTCCAGCTGAAAGCCGAGCAACAGAAGTGCCGTTCGATTGGAAACCTTGGAGTCATCAACTTCCAGCTCTGGCAACGCACGGGAGATGACATGCTCCTCTCCACTGCCTTCACCCAGCTTGAGGATCGTGTCGAATCTGCTCGGGCTCTACGACGGGTCTTCGCCACAGACTCAGCGAAAGACAGCAAGGTTGATTATGTTCTGACATTAGAAGCTGTTGGTCTTGCAAGGCTATCGCTCTGCCACGACGCTCGAGGATCCAAGTCGGAGGCGGTAGCGACAGCACTGCAATCGCTGGGGCTTGCCCGTGGACTCTCGGACCCTACAGTGGAAGCAATATCCCGTTTCTTCTATGGCCGAGCGCTGCTCAATGTTGACAAACGCACGGAAGCGCTTGCGCAGTTTGACTTGCCCAAAGCTTGTTCTCCTGCAGTGGCATTTTGCAAAGAGCCCTCCGAAGAGAATCATGTCTATCTCAAGGAGCTTCTAGACTGTGGTGCTGATATGGATACTCCAGACGAGCACAGCTATACCGCATTGGACTATGCCGTATTCAACGGTGACCAGGATGCCATCGGCATTGTGGTCGAGTCGTTGCGCCAGCGCGCTCTCATACGCAAGGACAATCCGGAAGTTCAAGTTGCGGAACGCGTTCGAGAGGCAGAGCTGCGAACGGGTTATCGTGAGATTCTACAAGAAGGAATGCGACCACTCTTTCTTCGTCCCGATAACGACACACTTCAGCAAGTGCGTATAGCATACGCCGGTACCCATGAACGCTATGGGAAGACTGGACGATCATTCGATCCCCTCAAGTTTGTCAGATATCAGGACTTCCGCGACTTCCAGAAGTTTCCCCGGTCGAGCGATGGCATTACTCAGATCTTCAACGAGACTGCAAAGGAAATTCGACATGTCGTGTTCATCTCATACCGATGGGTCAATCGTGATCCTTGGGCAAAATTCCCTGATGATTCAGAGAACAGTCAGTACCGCAGGACTCTTGCCGCAGTGGACGACTTTCTGGCAGCCAGTCCATCGATTGAGCCGAAATCCCTGGGTATATGGATCGACTTTGCATGCATTGATCAGGACGATCCGATGCCCGGCATTGCTGCTCTGCCAATGCTGATTGCACAATGTGACGCACTTATCAGCCTTGTGGACGAAAGGTATTATGACCGTGCCTGGTGTTCTGTTGAAGTCATGATGATCCATGCTCTGCGGAAAGCATACGGACTTCATGCGTGGTATGAGCACGTCGACGAGCCAGGAAACAGATATGTACTCCGAGCAGGACCAATCCAGGCCGAAATCGATCCAAGCAAGAAGCAACTACGGTTCCAGAGCGACCTGGCACGCGTACAGTTCTTGCAGCGACAATGTCAATTGTTGTGTTGA
- a CDS encoding uncharacterized protein (antiSMASH:Cluster_16) — MFLLLILLALVQYSMAQASSATCYTPSGNISAGDRPCNSSAEVSACCAPDALCLSSGLCFRSNRLSRGSCTDRSWGDNCAAYCRDANPGGGMPISACDVAGNFACDIAPQASRACANGNTFKINEPFAIMLRPEQTLQLGYTGGLEVFPSSNLTSNITSNATASTRPPGSGPPPAVIQQWCSGLSSKKYTAGAMAGVGAGVGIPLLLALVAALWYIKKLRGQQQQRFVDPAPQYVQETAIEPGYEDNKPYKAEAHPYEMGTEDGRRELE, encoded by the coding sequence ATGTTCCTGCTACTCATTCTGCTCGCTCTCGTCCAGTATTCGATGGCTCAAGCGTCTTCTGCGACTTGCTACACTCCAAGCGGGAATATCTCAGCCGGTGATCGTCCTTGCAATTCTTCTGCCGAAGTATCAGCATGCTGTGCGCCAGACGCGCTATGCTTGAGCAGTGGCCTCTGCTTCCGCTCGAACCGTCTGTCGCGGGGCAGCTGCACAGATCGGAGCTGGGGTGACAACTGTGCTGCATACTGTCGAGATGCCAATCCAGGAGGGGGTATGCCGATCTCAGCCTGCGATGTTGCAGGCAACTTTGCGTGCGACATTGCCCCACAGGCTTCTCGGGCCTGTGCCAACGGCAACACTTTCAAGATCAATGAACCATTTGCTATCATGCTTCGGCCTGAGCAGACATTGCAATTGGGCTATACTGGAGGCTTAGAAGTCTTTCCGAGCAGTAATCTTACGTCAAACATCACATCGAATGCCACAGCGAGCACGCGCCCTCCGGGTTCGggtcctcctcctgctgtcATACAGCAGTGGTGTTCAGGATTATCCAGCAAGAAGTACACGGCTGGAGCAATGGCAGGCGTAGGAGCTGGAGTTGGGATACCTCTTCTGCTAGCACTCGTCGCAGCGCTGTGGTATATCAAAAAGCTacgaggacagcagcagcagcgtttCGTAGACCCTGCACCGCAATACGTGCAAGAGACTGCAATTGAACCGGGATATGAAGACAATAAGCCATACAAGGCAGAAGCTCACCCCTATGAGATGGGCACCGAAGATGGGAGGAGAGAGTTAGAGTAG